One segment of Mycolicibacterium baixiangningiae DNA contains the following:
- a CDS encoding type II toxin-antitoxin system CcdA family antitoxin → MARLNVYVPDDLAEHARARGLNVSALTQAAIRAELEDAATDTWLESLDAKSTGARHGDVLAAIDAARDELGT, encoded by the coding sequence ATGGCCCGGCTGAACGTGTATGTCCCCGATGATTTAGCGGAGCACGCCAGGGCGCGTGGGTTGAATGTCTCGGCGCTGACTCAAGCCGCCATTCGCGCAGAACTGGAGGATGCCGCGACCGACACGTGGCTCGAGAGCTTGGACGCCAAGAGCACCGGTGCGCGGCATGGCGACGTGTTGGCTGCCATCGACGCCGCCCGCGACGAACTGGGAACATAA
- a CDS encoding type II toxin-antitoxin system VapC family toxin, whose translation MSSPSPRKQVVIDASAMVDLLARAGDRYSAVRARLARTVMHAPAHFDAEVLSALGRLQRAGALTVVEVDAALDELRRAPVTRHDLTPLVVGAWARRDTLRLADALYVELADTAGLTLLTTDQRLARAWPSADVII comes from the coding sequence ATGTCGTCGCCGTCCCCGCGGAAGCAGGTGGTCATCGACGCGAGTGCCATGGTCGACCTCCTCGCTCGCGCGGGTGATCGGTACTCCGCGGTGCGAGCGCGACTGGCGCGGACGGTGATGCATGCACCGGCCCACTTCGATGCCGAAGTGCTTTCGGCGCTTGGGCGACTGCAGCGTGCCGGCGCGCTCACCGTCGTGGAGGTCGATGCAGCACTTGACGAACTCCGACGGGCGCCGGTGACTCGGCACGATCTCACGCCCCTGGTGGTCGGAGCGTGGGCGCGCCGCGACACGCTCCGGCTGGCCGATGCGCTCTACGTCGAGCTGGCAGATACCGCTGGTCTGACGTTGCTGACGACGGACCAGAGGCTGGCACGTGCTTGGCCTTCGGCTGACGTGATCATCTGA
- a CDS encoding AbrB/MazE/SpoVT family DNA-binding domain-containing protein — MEAVIDSGGRIVLPKQLRDALGLTPGSTVDISAYGGGLHVIPGGRTARLERDEDGRLVARADTVVTDEMMFALIDSGRR, encoded by the coding sequence ATGGAGGCTGTCATTGACTCCGGTGGTCGAATCGTCCTGCCCAAGCAGTTGCGTGATGCGCTGGGTCTGACTCCCGGATCCACAGTGGATATCTCCGCGTATGGCGGTGGGCTGCACGTCATTCCCGGAGGGCGGACGGCTCGACTCGAGCGGGATGAGGACGGGCGCCTGGTCGCGAGGGCGGATACCGTCGTCACCGATGAGATGATGTTCGCCCTCATCGATTCGGGACGGCGTTGA
- a CDS encoding type II toxin-antitoxin system VapC family toxin: MTPAPVTAVDTSVAVPLLVTSHPQHALIAKWAKARSLGLSGHALAETYSVLTRLPADARVSPPDAVALIDENFPESFQLGARAARNAHREFARRGIAGGATYDGLVALAARERGAVLFTRDARARSTYETLGVSTEVLADGSEP, encoded by the coding sequence TTGACGCCGGCGCCGGTGACGGCGGTCGATACTAGCGTCGCGGTGCCCCTCCTCGTGACCTCGCACCCTCAACACGCCCTGATCGCGAAGTGGGCGAAGGCGCGGTCTCTCGGGCTCAGCGGGCACGCGTTGGCCGAAACCTACTCAGTGCTCACCCGCCTGCCTGCCGACGCTCGCGTCAGCCCTCCTGACGCGGTCGCACTGATCGACGAGAACTTCCCCGAATCCTTTCAACTCGGCGCCCGGGCCGCGCGTAACGCCCACCGCGAGTTCGCCCGGCGAGGAATCGCCGGGGGCGCGACCTATGACGGGCTTGTGGCCTTGGCCGCTCGTGAGCGCGGCGCCGTGCTGTTCACCCGAGATGCGCGCGCAAGATCAACGTACGAAACACTCGGGGTGAGCACGGAAGTGCTGGCAGACGGCTCCGAACCATGA